One window of Stenotrophomonas indicatrix genomic DNA carries:
- a CDS encoding glutathionylspermidine synthase family protein, with amino-acid sequence MQRIRIAERAQWRARAEEAGFRFHTIDGQPYWDESAYYAFTLRQIEQDIEDPSAELHQMAMDLVGDVIASERLMDQLAIPAHYRDWIADSWRQRQPHLYGRLDLAYDGTGPAKLYELNYDTPTSLFEASFFQWQWLEDQRNAGRLPQHADQFNAIHEALVERFGELATQLPPPLYFSAVGSSDEDRGTVEYLRDCASQTGLHGQAIAIEDIGLSEDGRFTALDDTVIGTLFKLYPLEDLMAEEFGRALPGSGVQLLEPAWKAVLSNKGILPLLWQRNVGHPNLLEAHFDDGSALASGWVRKPLFSREGANIEMHLADGSTQRSDGPYDGPSILQRAHPLTRFEGGYPLIGSWVIGDHACGIGIREDDSAITRDSARFVPHAIIDEAPTRIYV; translated from the coding sequence ATGCAACGTATCCGTATTGCCGAGCGCGCCCAGTGGCGCGCGCGCGCGGAGGAAGCCGGTTTCCGCTTCCACACCATCGACGGCCAGCCATACTGGGATGAAAGCGCGTATTACGCGTTCACCCTGCGCCAGATCGAACAGGACATCGAAGACCCCAGCGCCGAACTGCACCAGATGGCGATGGATCTGGTCGGCGACGTCATTGCCAGCGAGCGCCTGATGGACCAGCTGGCGATCCCCGCGCATTACCGCGACTGGATCGCCGACAGCTGGCGCCAGCGCCAGCCGCACCTGTACGGGCGCCTGGACCTGGCCTACGACGGCACCGGCCCGGCCAAGCTGTACGAACTGAACTACGACACGCCGACCTCGCTGTTCGAGGCCAGCTTCTTCCAGTGGCAGTGGCTGGAGGACCAGCGCAACGCCGGCCGCCTGCCGCAGCATGCCGACCAGTTCAACGCGATCCATGAAGCCCTGGTCGAACGCTTCGGCGAACTGGCCACGCAGCTGCCGCCGCCGCTGTATTTCAGTGCGGTGGGCAGCTCGGACGAAGACCGCGGTACGGTCGAGTATCTGCGCGACTGCGCTTCGCAGACGGGCCTGCATGGGCAGGCCATCGCCATCGAGGACATCGGCCTTTCCGAAGACGGGCGCTTCACCGCGCTGGACGATACGGTGATCGGCACGCTGTTCAAGCTGTACCCGCTGGAAGACCTGATGGCCGAGGAATTCGGCCGCGCGCTGCCGGGCTCGGGCGTGCAGCTGCTGGAGCCGGCATGGAAGGCGGTGCTGAGCAACAAGGGCATCCTGCCGCTGCTGTGGCAGCGCAATGTCGGCCATCCGAACCTGCTGGAAGCACATTTCGATGACGGCAGCGCGCTGGCCTCGGGCTGGGTGCGCAAGCCGCTGTTCTCGCGCGAAGGTGCCAACATCGAGATGCACCTGGCCGACGGCAGCACGCAGCGCAGCGACGGTCCGTACGACGGTCCGTCGATCCTCCAGCGTGCGCATCCGCTCACCCGCTTCGAAGGCGGTTACCCGCTGATCGGCAGCTGGGTGATCGGTGACCATGCCTGCGGCATCGGCATCCGCGAGGACGACAGCGCGATCACCCGCGACAGTGCGCGTTTCGTGCCGCACGCGATCATCGACGAAGCGCCGACGCGGATCTACGTCTGA
- a CDS encoding DUF1190 domain-containing protein, whose translation MKRSRTTALLLMSAAPLLFTACQKEEQVQVQEGLYTSVEACTTATADPSACRNAFAEAQKKSADAAPKYATKEACQQDYKPEQCVQQHTSAGTSFIGPMMMGFFMSQMLSNRGGLAPQAPASAPAYQDKSAGWARPAPGGSGGLNTASGIGAGKAGLTPVSSEPNRAVTASRSGFGSTSARRSGSSVGG comes from the coding sequence ATGAAACGTTCCCGCACCACCGCGCTGCTGCTGATGAGCGCTGCGCCGCTGCTGTTCACTGCCTGCCAGAAGGAAGAGCAGGTGCAGGTGCAGGAAGGCCTGTATACCTCGGTGGAGGCCTGCACCACGGCCACCGCTGATCCTTCGGCGTGTCGCAATGCATTTGCCGAGGCGCAGAAGAAGTCCGCCGATGCAGCGCCGAAGTACGCGACCAAGGAAGCCTGCCAACAGGACTACAAGCCTGAGCAGTGCGTGCAGCAGCACACCTCGGCCGGTACCTCGTTCATCGGCCCGATGATGATGGGCTTCTTCATGTCGCAGATGCTGAGCAACCGCGGTGGCCTGGCCCCGCAGGCACCCGCTTCGGCGCCGGCCTACCAGGACAAGAGCGCCGGTTGGGCGCGTCCTGCCCCGGGTGGCAGTGGCGGCCTGAACACCGCCAGCGGCATCGGCGCGGGCAAAGCTGGGCTGACCCCGGTCAGCAGCGAACCGAACCGTGCGGTGACTGCCAGCCGCAGCGGCTTCGGCAGCACCAGTGCGCGCCGCAGCGGCAGCAGCGTGGGCGGCTGA
- the ilvD gene encoding dihydroxy-acid dehydratase, producing MPEYRSRTSTAGRNMAGARALWRATGMKDGDFHKPIIAIANSFTQFVPGHVHLKDLGQLVAREIEQVGGVAKEFNTIAVDDGIAMGHDGMLYSLPSREIIADSVEYMVNAHCADALVCISNCDKITPGMLMAALRLDIPVVFVSGGPMEAGKTKLSEHKLDLVDAMVVAADDSASDEKVAEYERSACPTCGSCSGMFTANSMNCLTEALGLSLPGNGTTLATHADREALFRRAGRLIVELCHRWYGGEDPRALPRGIATQAAFANAMTLDIAMGGSTNTILHLLAAAQEAEVDFDLSHIDALSRRVPQLCKVAPNSPKYHVEDVHRAGGVFGILGELDRAGLLDTSVPTVHSSTLGEALDRWDVMRSDNDTLHTFFKAGPAGIPTQEAFSQATRWPSLDVDRAEGCIRALQHAYSQEGGLAVLRGNLAVDGCVVKTAGVDESIHVFEGNARVFESQDAAVAGILADEVKPGDVVVIRYEGPKGGPGMQEMLYPTSYLKSKGLGKQCALLTDGRFSGGTSGLSIGHVSPEAASGGVIGLVEDGDRIRIDIPARRIDLLLDDATLAKRRADADARGWKPRAPRPRKVTSALKAYALLATSADKGAVRNTALLGD from the coding sequence ATGCCTGAATACCGCTCCCGCACCTCCACTGCCGGCCGCAACATGGCCGGCGCCCGCGCCCTGTGGCGTGCCACCGGCATGAAGGATGGCGACTTCCACAAGCCGATCATCGCCATCGCCAACTCCTTCACCCAGTTCGTGCCCGGCCACGTGCACCTGAAGGACCTTGGCCAGCTGGTCGCGCGCGAGATCGAGCAGGTCGGCGGCGTCGCCAAGGAATTCAACACGATCGCCGTGGATGACGGCATCGCCATGGGCCACGACGGCATGCTGTACTCGCTGCCCAGCCGCGAGATCATCGCCGACTCGGTGGAGTACATGGTCAACGCGCACTGCGCCGACGCGCTGGTCTGCATCAGCAACTGCGACAAGATCACCCCCGGCATGCTGATGGCCGCGCTGCGCCTGGACATTCCGGTGGTGTTCGTTTCCGGCGGCCCGATGGAAGCCGGCAAGACCAAGCTGTCCGAGCACAAGCTGGATCTGGTTGATGCAATGGTCGTCGCCGCCGATGACAGCGCCTCGGATGAGAAGGTTGCCGAGTACGAGCGCAGCGCCTGCCCCACCTGTGGCTCGTGCTCGGGCATGTTCACCGCCAACTCGATGAACTGCCTGACCGAAGCCCTGGGCCTGTCGCTGCCCGGCAACGGCACCACCCTGGCCACGCATGCCGACCGCGAAGCGCTGTTCCGCCGTGCTGGCCGCCTGATCGTCGAGCTGTGCCATCGCTGGTATGGCGGCGAGGATCCGCGTGCACTGCCGCGTGGCATAGCCACCCAGGCCGCGTTCGCCAACGCGATGACCCTGGACATCGCCATGGGCGGCTCCACCAATACCATCCTGCACCTGCTGGCTGCCGCGCAGGAAGCGGAGGTCGACTTCGACCTGTCCCACATCGATGCACTGTCGCGGCGCGTGCCACAGCTGTGCAAGGTGGCGCCGAACTCACCCAAGTACCACGTCGAAGATGTGCATCGCGCTGGTGGTGTGTTCGGCATCCTCGGTGAGCTGGACCGCGCCGGGTTGCTGGATACGTCCGTGCCTACCGTGCACAGCAGCACGCTCGGTGAAGCACTGGATCGCTGGGACGTGATGCGCAGCGACAACGACACCCTGCACACCTTCTTCAAGGCCGGTCCCGCCGGCATTCCCACCCAGGAAGCCTTCAGCCAGGCCACACGCTGGCCGTCGCTGGATGTTGACCGCGCCGAGGGCTGCATCCGTGCGCTGCAGCATGCCTATTCGCAGGAAGGCGGGCTCGCCGTGCTGCGCGGCAACCTCGCCGTCGACGGCTGCGTGGTGAAGACCGCCGGCGTGGACGAATCGATCCACGTGTTCGAAGGCAATGCGCGCGTGTTCGAAAGCCAGGACGCGGCGGTAGCCGGCATCCTCGCCGATGAAGTGAAGCCCGGCGACGTAGTGGTGATCCGCTATGAAGGCCCGAAGGGCGGCCCGGGCATGCAGGAAATGCTGTACCCGACCAGCTACCTGAAGTCGAAGGGGCTGGGCAAGCAGTGTGCGCTGCTGACCGATGGTCGTTTCTCCGGTGGCACCTCGGGCCTGTCGATCGGCCATGTCTCGCCGGAAGCGGCCAGCGGCGGTGTGATCGGACTGGTGGAAGATGGCGATCGCATCCGCATCGACATCCCGGCGCGCCGCATCGATCTGCTGCTGGACGACGCCACGCTGGCAAAACGCCGCGCCGACGCCGATGCACGTGGCTGGAAACCGCGTGCACCGCGCCCGCGCAAGGTCACCAGCGCGCTGAAGGCCTACGCCTTGCTGGCCACCAGCGCCGACAAGGGCGCCGTGCGCAACACCGCCCTGCTCGGTGATTGA